The following nucleotide sequence is from Aedes aegypti strain LVP_AGWG chromosome 3, AaegL5.0 Primary Assembly, whole genome shotgun sequence.
ataaaattctcattttttattgaacaccTTTTATTACTATTATAGTTTTTATTATAGTAGTTCTTTGCCCTCGGCGTTTTTGTGGTAGTCATGAAACTTAATTATTAAATATTGCCATAATTCAAGGACTCCAGGTTAAGCatataaatttgtttttgagTCAAACGATCACCAACGCGTTAAGTTATAGTGGACCAAATGTTTCCCAAAGTTTTACAAAGGGCTGTCCAACGTAAGGTCAACGGCCTTAATCaatgcggtgaaaatttcaggttaaTCGGTGCACAGGGTCGATAGCGATAGTGAACTCTTGcctgaaaaaagagaccaaacagcaACGAAAAGAATCGAAAAGATACCAAACAAGAATTAaggaaacaaaacgaaacctaacagGGACCAGCAgataaagattttaatttctcATAGTATCAGATCAGACATTGAAAGGGGGATATCCCCCAGTACTGGACAACACCCAATATCGGACATCGttgaaaaatgataaaaaaataacaaaaaaaaatgaataaatcatCATGCTGTATTAAAGGAAAAGGTAGCCATAACAGAGAGTAAATCTGGTATGTCATGAATAGCACATCTGTGAAAAACGCATGCATTTTTCAGGAATAACAAGTGTTTGGAATCCGATAAAAAATATGGTAAAATTCCGTGAGGtacttttgaagaaaattctcaaGTAACTTCTGATGAAACTAATTGCAAATCTGAAGTCACTCTTGCTGAATTAGAATTTGTTCATGGACTCTTGAGGAGGTTTTAGAAGATTTCTAATAcaagataattgaaaaaggaAACCATCGAATCTCAGGATAATATTCCAacggattttctgaagaaaatctttaaaaaacatcaaaCAGAACCCCTAAAGAAATTTATATAGATGATCGGatgattttctggaaaaaatggTGTAGTGTTAACAGGTGTGGAACCTTAAGtacacttttgaaaattttatgtaGATTTATATGAGAATTTTATTAGgataaaatgctggagaaacAAATTTACAGGAACTTAACAATGAATCACAGGTGTAATTTATTCAGCAATTCTTGGAGATTCCTAACAGATTTCCTCGAATAACCCCTCGAGAATTTTTTTAGCTAGTCCTAGGAATAATCGAGGATGAAAAGACGTAGGATAGGATTAGTCGAtaatggaaaaatatctgaaggatcCATTAATCgactaatccttcaaccaacTTCATAACGTTTtagaaaagatgaagaggttttgtgtCTTTTCGAGAAATATCTCATTAAGAGCAATTCTCGTCAAAACCAGGCTGCCATCGGCACATCGTTGGTAGTCTAATTTTATATCACCGATCACAagtatatgctaaaacttaagggtggtcgtttcggttttctcaaattggtggatcTCTCGTACGCCAACTAGCTATACAGTTTATCCTTCTTATATATGCTGCCTCTGAGTTTTCTAtgcgttccaagggaaatatgagacttATCACGCAAAAAAGCACCTAAgattaaaataaatagaatttttcgcgaactgtttagctagctggcgaaCACCTTTTAGTTTTAGTATATACTTGCGATCAGTGATATAAAATTGGAATACTAACGATGTGCCGATGGCGGcatggtttcagcgagaattgctttAAGTAATCACTCGAAGGAGGTTTTCCGCTTTcaaatttttagttaaaaaaaaaattaataataatcaaCCTAATTCTCTAGTTGTTACTCTAGTAGTTTAGTGACAcctatggaaatattttcaagaCAACTCATAAGGGTGTATtccagttaaaaaaaaaacgttcgaGGGTTTTTTCCCAAAACTCCTACGAtagccattaaaaaaaaaacaatctctgaagaaatgaCTAGAGTCCCTCTGGGGAAATCACTAAGATAATTCCTGAAACCTTTCCTCGAAGAATCTGAGTAGAGATTCTTAAAGACTCAGTTGAATAGTCGCTCTGATGGTGTCTCTGGAGCCTGTaaaattttgcatcagaattcatTGCAAGCAGAATAAAGAAAATACTTCAGGGACCTTCCGTTAAAAACAGAGACTTCTTAGACTCGCATTGAAATAGAGACCAAATCTCTAAAAAGATATTTGCCTCAACCCATGGGAGTACTAGAAACCGAAATCTAAGCCTCCAAACATGaccattttgaacaaaaaatggcTAATACATACTTTATTCTGCCTAGCACTGTATCTCtcgaaatttcaaaactttatcaTCTCTGATCAGGTCagaattattgttattatttatctttatttaggTGACTTTTCGCTCGTGGCAAATTGTCCAGAAACGGAGTTTTAGAAATTCCACCTTTTTTGACAGAATCTATAGGTCAATCCATTCGATCAAACATATTTAAAGCAACATTCGTCAAAACTCTCGAAACGTGACTGCCTATCCCGCATTAATCCAGATACACGACCAGAGAACCCGCTTACTATATATGGCTATTTATTAGTTTTGTCACTCCACTTTCTCAATCTAAATTCGGTATGCAAATGACGATGTAGAGAGCGTAGTGGTAAAAGATAAGCTTCCGCCTGGGGGCCGTGACGACTTTGCCCAAAAATGGGTCAGTGAAGCCTATAAATCACCAGCAGCAAGGTTCCAGCTGCTGCTTTTCGGTTTCACGAGAATATGTAGGCGATATAAAGATTTGACTGAATCGGTGTAGGCAGGTCAGTGCCATCACAGGGATCACCACGATGAGACATCAGGTTGTTTTGGCGGTTTTTATGCTGCTGACGAGTGGTAGCAGTTTCTGTGAGGCGAAAAGGTTGTTGAACTTGATTTTTTATAAACTTTAATACCAACTGTGATGAACTTGTGCGATTTCAGACAGACTCGAGCATCAtccgaaaatatatttttcgtaGAAAACGATTGTGaagcagcagagaaattcgccATTATTGTGCATGGATGGAGAGAAAACTGTCAAACGGAATGGGTCGTTGATATGATGTCCAATCTGACGATTTATCGAGGGGGTTGTATCGTATGCATGGACTACGGTAAGCACTCTGCAGAGGACTACTTTCAAGGATTGGTGCCCAAGTTTGGTTTGGTAGTAACTGCACTACTCGGCAAATTGAAAGAAATGGAAGCACGTGGTTTCGATCCGGCCAACGGACACATTTTCGGGTTCAGTTTTGGTGCTCAATCGTCAATAGAAGCCGGACGACGATTCGGATTCAGGAAGCTCGGACGATTAGATGGTGAGTGATTAATGATCAAAAGATAATGTAACGTGTACATCGACATTACTCAAGCAGATTCAAATTTCAGTTTGTGAACCGGCCGGTCCAGGTTTTGATTCAGATCGGGTATTTTCAACGTTAGATCCGAAGTTTGCGGCCAAACAGGTGCAGTGCATCCACACGAGTAACGATAAGGGTACGTTTCGGCGTGAGTGCCACCAAGACTGGAATATGGGTAATTGCGGCGCAAGTCAATCGGCAGCAGGTCCGTATCCGAAAGGGTCACACGGCTTGTGTCCCTACTTCTACAACAGTGCGTTCGTGAACGAGTTTCGTGCCATCCCGAAACCGGACGAGTGTGTTTCGTTCCGGGCCATTTCTTCCATTCCGGACCAATCCCGGATGGGTTATTTCTCCGATATGAACAGGTAACAGGCCCCCACAGCATAAATCATGTGCTGCTTTCCGGTCGGAAAGCAATCAAAAAGTTAACTACATTTGTATTCGATTTGCAGTGGCATCATTGGGGACTTTTACTCACGAACCACCAAAACGTACCCTTACAACGAAATCCCGAATGAAGTTTGACGATTCTTGGATTATGACGAAGGATTTTTTGTGATGCTGCTTTTCGATATTCTAATTGGAAAACTTTGCCAATTAAGTGACCCTTGAACAGAAAAGGGCTCGAGTTAGTGTCGGCTGCGATTGGCGCTATTTGCAACCCAGTGAAAGGAAAACGTTCAAAATGTGGTTAATAAAAAGATGTTAATGAATATGGATAATTTGCGTATAGAATTATTTACTAAAGCAGCGACTTCTGAGAAAGTATTGATCAGAAAAATATGATAACTACCAGGATACTaatgcttaaaaaaaaatctgagtggGTGTAAGTGGAGCATACTGAGCATATAAAGCGTTTTGATACTGCAAAATCTCACATTtgccgaaacatattttttcatcaaCCGACGTTTGTAGGTGGGGCAAAGTGAGCTTTTAACGCTTAGATGTTATTGAATGTAGTTTAGAACTGCAGAACGATTAACTTTTCAATTTCCATGTTGATAAAGTATGATTGAAATTTCAAACATCTGCTATACGCATCTAAACAAAAGCAAGCAACTAGTTACAACGTGCGAAGGATTGTGATTTTAcggtcaactctccataactcaatattgaagggaccatcgagttagggaagtatcgagttatagaacacaaatcTTGTGCAAATGcattccaagggaccatcgaggtagccatgaaaaccaacttttagtatggttctctaaatatcgagatacaaaatatcgagtGATGAGAATATGTAAAATAGTTGTCCAAATAGTGctttttttctttgattttttcattagtatcattccaaacattatattcatttcttatatctaggtgttctgtgttattagacaacactatcatcctaatttggtaaaacaaatttaagattttattaacattttgttaacagcaAAGTACATtacatttgccgtagcagtacgtgctttttttaaatgctttgaatttacttaacctaacttaacctaaacatataacgcattaatcgtggcaatagaagattgtaacgatttttgcctgacattatgaattattttatttgacatttgttccgaTGTTCCagcattggatatcctatgtaactcattggtactataccagggaggaagcctcagaatcatttccaaaattttgtttcgaattctctgcagagcttttttcctggtattacaacagcaagtccatattggtacagcatacaacatggctggcctgaaaatttgtttgaatatcaaaagcttgttcttaagacaaagtttaaTAAGGGgaaagagacattttacatatttattacatttggcttgaatgccctcaatgtgatttttgaaagttaaattcatatctagcatgagccgtagatacttaacttcatctgaccaatttattggaacccctctcatcgtgacaacatgtctacttgaaggtttcaaataaagagcttttggtttatgtgggaatattattagttgagttctGGAAGCATTagtagaaatcttccatttttgcaagtatgaagaaaaaatatccaatattttttgcaatcgactacagatgacacgcagacttcgtcctttggcagagaggcctgtgtcatccacaaacaaggatttttgacatccctgaggtgagtcagatgtgaaaatattgtataatattggtccaaaaatgctgccttgaggaacaccagcttttacaggaagtctttagatctggagttctgataaataacctgaagtgtacgatttggcagataactttgaattattctaacaatgtatgttggaaaattaatgttttttaattttacgatcaaaccttcatggcaaacactgtcgaatgctttttctgtgtctagaagagcaagaccagtagaatagccttcagatttgttggaacggatcaaatttgttacacgtaaaagttgatgagtggtcgaatgttcatggcggaatccgaactgttcattggcaaaaattgaattttcgttgatgtgggccatcattctgttcaaaataaccttttcaaaaagtccatttgattcaattgttcagttagaaaattaaaatcagaggcagacattatttgatgattttccattagaattttcggtagacgaagaggcggataggagttacctgtggcggtagggttttttccatttgat
It contains:
- the LOC5578077 gene encoding inactive pancreatic lipase-related protein 1 codes for the protein MRHQVVLAVFMLLTSGSSFCEAKRQTRASSENIFFVENDCEAAEKFAIIVHGWRENCQTEWVVDMMSNLTIYRGGCIVCMDYGKHSAEDYFQGLVPKFGLVVTALLGKLKEMEARGFDPANGHIFGFSFGAQSSIEAGRRFGFRKLGRLDVCEPAGPGFDSDRVFSTLDPKFAAKQVQCIHTSNDKGTFRRECHQDWNMGNCGASQSAAGPYPKGSHGLCPYFYNSAFVNEFRAIPKPDECVSFRAISSIPDQSRMGYFSDMNSGIIGDFYSRTTKTYPYNEIPNEV